From the Telopea speciosissima isolate NSW1024214 ecotype Mountain lineage chromosome 9, Tspe_v1, whole genome shotgun sequence genome, the window GATACTGCTTAACAAACCAAACGAACCCTTCCCTAAACCTTTCTCTGTACAACTCAAAAGCGTAAAGCAAATCCTTTTACAGCAAATCTATCTGTTCTTACCTTTTCACTTTTTCAGGTTCCAAGTTTCAACAGTATAAAAACAAACCGGAACGCTTGGGCCCCTCCGCCCCTCAGTTCGTTCGTCTGTGTGTGTCCGTATGTGTGTGTGGGTGAGGGACAAAGAGTCAAAAATGGAGTTACGTGAGGGAGAAACCCTTACCATATTCGAGCAGGTGCGTGTCAACGGAAAGCTGACACCGGCGACGGAAAGCTTCGGTGGACGGAGAACATAGAACGCTGCTTGGACCTGGAGAAGGAGGTTTTAGGTTTTGTCACGCATGGTTCTAAGATCACAATCCGAGCTTCCATCGTGAATTGGCGTGAGCTTCATTGTGTCGGGACTGGTAGGGCGAGAGGTCATAGGAGGAAGGATATCGTTTTGGAGCCTTTGACGGAGGAGTCACGACGGTTTTGGTGCCAGAAGCTTCAGGAATTTTTTGATTCCCTCGGTTTGTTAATTCTCACTCTCTTTTATTGCATTTTACACGCATCTATGCttgttttttttagtttcttgaaTTCTCTTCTCTGAAAATCTCTGGTGAATGAGATTGTTTTCTGCTCTAGAGCACTTgcatctctcttttctttccctcaAATAAATCGTTTTTAAATAATGGAAGTGGTCAGAAAAGCTGAAGAGATGGGAAAGGATCTTCTACCGCCATAACGGTCTTCCAGTTACTCTTAATCCTTCAAGAGTTACCGTGGAATTCGTCAGAGTTAGCAGCCCAAAAATAACAAGTCCCCTGCCCTACCagcccttccttcttcctttctttgctTTAGCATTTGGGCTTAAACATCTCACTCTTCCAGTCCTCAACAGATCATAAACCCTTTAGGACTCAGAATACCTCCTTTTTAAGGATAGAAGACTAAACCTCATACGTGAATGGATGAGGTTTGAAGAAGATCAAACAGCTCTGGCTCATAGATGGCAGGCGGACTAGGACTATTGAAagcaatttcttcttcttcttcttctttgatgtgTAACTAGAAGGCAACTGTTTCCAGACTTCTACTGTTCCTTAAATTTTAATATGTAATCTTACTTTAGACTTAATGAAATTTGCAATGGGTTGTGAagttttatttttcatctttgCCTATGTGACAGACCGACCAAAGAGGTTATTCGTTATTGTGAACCCTTTCGGTGGAAAGAGATCTGCCACCAAAATTTTTCATGCTGAAGTTAAGCCACTTCTAGTTTCTGCGAATATTGAATATACAGTTCAAGGTCCATCTTCCTCAGacctattattattttttaaggtGACTCATCTTCCTTTTGTGGGACTGATTCTAGTTTGTCCGTAATGTTTCAGAAACTCAACATCAGTTTCATGCAAAAGAAATGGCTCAAACATTGGATCTCTCCAAGTACGATGGGATTGTATGTGTGAGTGGAGATGGTGTATTAGTTGAGGTTTGTTGGCTATGCTTATTTGTTGAATAAATAACACTGTTTGTTCTTCGCTTCATCAACTATAGGATTAAAGTGCATCATTGAAAAATTGATCCCGGCATTCTTTGTCTATTACTTTGACAAGAGGGAGGCACATGCATATATCTTATGAACATGATACTTTAATCTATGATTAACAAGAATAAAAACTGAAATACTTGGTACAGAAAAGAATATCGAAATCAAAATGATGCAGACTGCCAAAAGGTGAATATTCTCTGCTTTCATCTGAGAGATCATAGCAGTGATTAGGAAACAATGTAAATGGTTGGGGTGTAAAGGAGGTAGATAGGGATGATGAGGGGGTTGGGAAATTGCATTTTTAAGGtccagaaaagaaataaaatattggcattaaaggaaaaacaaagaaaagatgagTGTTCTTTCTAATTGACTAGCAGGTTAGAGGATAAAATAAATGAGTGCTTCATGAggcttttcaaaaaatttgaacatGGATGAGGTATATGGGTAATCTCTTAACAGTAGTTAAATTTTAGAgaaagattaagaattgaaaTAGTTGAGAAGAGATAGATTTATGCAGAGTCACATTGAACCTTCATCTAATTCACACCTGTGGTTGGAGAGAGAAATGTCCTAGGGTTGGAGGGAAACATCTCAGTCCTGAACACAAATTCTTAGGAATTAAGCCAGTCATATCAAAAGTTGAAGTGAGGCAAGGCCTTAACCTGGGATGGCGTAGGCGCAACCTTCACAGACCAAaccagggggggggggtaaaaggaaagggaagaaaaaagggggaaaaaaagaagaattaaaagaaaagagagagaaggtcaaaagggggaagaagaagaaaacagtcACATAAATAGAAGACATACCTGGAATCAGCATAGAATATGGGTAGTTAAGGCCTTGCCTTGGGGACTCTGGCTTCACCTAGGCCTTGAGGCTGCTAGTCACCACCTTGGCTAGACTTGATGCTCTGACTGCTATAGGGTATCGATACAGAGACTCTTGAACTCCTTACTCGAACATGAATATATTCATAAAATTTGCAAGTATAAATATGATCCTCAAAAGtacattaaagaaaagaaagaaaactctgAAGGGAATGGAGATCCCATAATAGACTTGTACCCTGCCATTATTTCTACCTACTTTCCCAAATCACATGGACTTGGGTTTTGCTATGACTTCTGAAAATCTCATTGAACTTGCTGAGTCTTGGGTTCATTGAGGTTAATGGAAAATCACTATAATGACACCGAAGGGAGGGGaacaaaagagggagaaaaacaccttttattttcttatcaaCCAGACCAGAAGAAATCTGTTAGAACATAAAGAGGAATACAAGAACAGGGACAGAagaaagaagacaagaaaaaggaaacaacaCCAAAAAATGGCAAATATGTCAAACTACCCACCCCCATCCTGACCAAACCAATACCACTACACTTCACTCCTCACAAAGACTGAACAAAATAACCCCATAAATCAGCCTCTTGAAAGGGGCAAGAACACCTTTAATCTTATGTTCCAAATCACAGAAAAACGCTTTTTAAAATCCTAGTTAATCTGTGTAAGTTGCAATAGATGTTAAACTCAGAAATATAAATAGAATGGAAAATTCCTCAACAGAATATGTTAAATCTAGAAAATAAGTTAATAAGTCAAACAGAATTCCTGGGAATGTGGCTATTTCAGGGTAACCTAATCTTATTAAGCATTTGAGTCGTTCAAGAGCTAACCTTTTGTATTTATCTACTTATATTTTTTCATCCCTAATTTAATTATTAAGGGTAGTTCATGGAAATTTGAGAAATGGATTTGACCTCTCCATGCATGGAATGGTAGGAAGGTAGGTTTTCTTATCTCAGATCATAAAAAGATCCTGCTAATGGCATATGGTTAATGTGAAACATATTCAGCATTGGCATGCTTGCCTCCTCCATCCAAGGGTTCCACTTCAGAGATCTCAAATTCCATAACTTGTCCAAGCTGGATGACCATACcatttttctgaaatttcatcATGGACTTGTCACCATTTATTATTCTCTACATTTAAAGGTTACGATAGATCAGATGGTCACATTCCCCAGATAAAATGACCTTTGGACTTTTGTATAGTAGATCTCTGTTTTTGTTATGTCTAGCCTGCCAATATCTCTACCTGTACTGCAATTTCGCGATTCTTATGCTAGAAGTTTGAACATATTTGTACAACACCTTAGCTTTTGTAATGATATTGGGTCTTCAGAACTTCTGCCATATGGGTATCTGAATCTTAATGGGAATCTAGACATAAATTTTGTGGTTTAACTTCTGGTTTCATATTTCCAAATTCCTAGTTTAATTTCTAGACTTTGGTAAttagttttcttctctttctgaCAAACTGTTCACTGTATAGTAGGTAGTCAATGGGTTACTTCAACGAGGGGATTGGGAAGTTGCAATAAAAATGCCCCTTGGAATTATTCCAGCTGGTtagttcattaaaaaaatttaagtatTCAAGTGTTTTGGTtgtcctccttcctttcttaaTGTATGTTTggctgtgtgtgtgtttgtgtgtggtGTGTCTCTAcccaaagaggagaaaaaagtgCCTGAGTTTCAAGGCATATGTTATGTTCTTGTACTTGGAAGGGCCTCATGCCCAACATATGTTTGGCAAGCCAGGCCAAACCTGAGGAGCGATTCCTCAGTTATTCTATTGAATACCAGGCTTAATCCTATAACTTCTACGGTATACTCCTACTATCATCTGGAACAGAGTTTCGCTTTTAGATTTGATTTAAGTACATCTTTACTCATGTctcatatttattttttttttctttttgccctGAAGCAAAAATGATTTTTGGTACTTGGGAAGAAATTGGTTTTGAAATAGTTTCTGTTGGTGTATAAAAAGGTTCTTTTGGCTCAATGATATGGACTAGTGCGTTCTGATTTCTTCACAATAGTTTAACCATTGAATATTTTGTAGTAATTGTTGATGCTATTTTTTTCTGAATATCTTATGGAGCCCTTTCAGCCGTCTGGAGATCCTAGAGTCACCgatgtatttctttttctttatctttttaggTACTGCTGAACCTTTGGCTATGTGTTCACATTCTTTATCTCTAGTATGCTTTATTTTAAAAACTTCCTTTGGGCCTGGATGATGAGGGATGTTGTAACAAACATGGTCTAGGGTTGATAGCAATCAGAAATATGAtgcaaagagaaaagaaaagaaacatccAAACAGAGACACAAGCTATGTACGTGGCTTGGCTATAAGTGTACGTCCACAAGTGGTGAAGATGATCAGGGAGAGCTTCCACTTTGAAAGAGTTGAGAGTACAAAACAGAGTTTGCGAAAAGACGAGAAAATCCCAAAGTCTATTACCCCATAAGAATCTCTTTTATAGgattcaaaacccaaaaggtTTAGAGTAAAAATTACATGatgaaaatacccctgtacctaTGCTTCAGGGGGCAGTATCCATGTTGGTCTCACACCACATAAACAGGATAGAATCTGGGACACAAACTCAACAAGCCAGATACAACTGCTAAAGACAAATGTGAGCTAGCTCCTCTGATTTCATCTTCCAGTCTAGGGGTTGGCACAAGGGAGAAGGGTATACGTTAGTTGGACTGAGTTATCTTCTGCTTACCCACTTTTTCATCGTCACTTtggatttacaaaaaaaatgatctGCTGGAGATTCCACCGAATTGATGGTGGTTTAGTTGGTGCTTGGTATTGATATGGAGCCAGTGCCTTCTGATATGGAGAGTGTTACATTATGTCTTCGGGTGGTTGATAGAAGCCAGTCTtcaagagagaaggaagaagatgaagaatgaagaggagaagaatCCTAGAACACGAAGGATTCAGTATCCCCTATCGTGGTCCTGCTATAGACTTTATATTAAACTTCAGCATTAGACCCCTAATATGAAACCCTACTAAGAGTCTAAATCAATTACTCAATTACAACTTAAATTCAAGAACTAAAGAAATAAACATAAACCAACCTACACTCCATTACTTgaacacactcacacacaccaCGATAGGAACACTCCCCCTATTGTGACTacacttcaacactccccctcaagcagGAGTATATATATCCCCCatacccagcttggaacaaccgcAAGAAACACAGGACTAAACAACATCTTAGTGAACATACCGCCAAGTTATTCACTTGAGCTGACAAACGGAATAGAAATCAGTTTTTGCATAACAACATTTCTCAAAAAATGACAGtcgacctcaatatgcttagttcTCACAAAAGAAACATTTGGGTGTTTCTTTGCCCAGGTTTTTTAGTTCACTGGCCTGTTCAGTTTGGTATCACAATGAGCAGGGTTGACCATTGTGGCATTGCTCAACCAACCCAAGTTATATGCAAACTGACATATTGCCACCCCTTTCCATTGATAAGGATGATTGGGTTGATGACATGGGCTTGGAGTTGAAAGTAATGCAAGGATCAAGgtgggagaagagaagaggagataaAAAGAGAATGAGTGTGTACAATGTCTTTGGGAGAGAATCGATTTCTCTCCCCCTATATTCACTTACTTGATTATGTTATAGGAAATTACATACATACCCCCATGCTAACATAAGGTagcctagggaggtaaaagggaaaagatacaatacaagataataacacaaagtacccttattacataaattttaacactccccctcaagctggataaCAAATGACATACATTCTTAGCTTGCACAGAAAGTACTGAACTGGTGAGAGAtgagccctttggtgaagatatcagtcAACTGTTCGCCTGCATCAATAAGGGACAGTCCACTGCCTTCTCCTAACTTGTGATTTTGCTtaataggagagtttgctggtttACAACCCTagattcctttttcttctaaCCAATTCAgcacaaacttcctttgacagatatttattcccttctatgaccttgacacttcaatttccaagaaatattttaagggtccaaggtccttgatctcaaaccGTTAAGCTAAGTAAGACGTCAGTCTTTTTATCTCCTCCCTATCATTTCCCGTCACTACACTGTCATCCACAGAAAATTAAAGTTGTGATGGTAGTGTcatggttctaaatcttggtttCGCAGGAAACCAAGATGAAACCTTGAGTAGATACTAACTCgtaccaagtttcaaccatatTTCGCACATTTCGGTAGTTTTGACAAGTTTCAACCAGTTTTGACAACACATGAAATGTTGAGTTATGCCCAGAATAGGTTTCAGTTGAAACCTGGGAAATCTTGGTTTCGCCTAGGGTAGAAACTGACctcgaaaccgagatttagaacatTGGGTAGTATGGTACTATTAGCTCGCCGGGTAAatagagtatgatcagcttgactctgagtatatccattcttcagaataacctgtctaaacctctcaaaccaagccttcggGGATTGTTTGATGCCATATAGAGCTTTCTTAAGAAGAaacactttcccttcagttgagtggtggagtttgcatatacactttctctttcaaatcactatttaggaatgcattcttcacatccaccTGATACAGTGACCAGTCTCTATTGGCCGCCAATGATAAGAGAATTCTTATCAAATTGTGCTTAGCCAcaagagcaaatgtctcctgatagtcaattccatacaCCTGACTGTATTCTTTGGCCATTGATCTGGCCTTATATCTCTCAATAGTGCCATCTGATCGGTACTTGATTGagtagacccatctacatccaaccaGAACTCTtcccttgggaagatcaacCAGTTTCCATGTACagttcttctctagagccatcatttcctcacaCATGGCTTCTTTTTTACTTTAGGTCAAATATGGCATCAGTGACATTCTTCGGAATAGGAGTAGAGGAAAGAACAACTGAGAAagcaacacctgtaggagagaTAGCATCATAGGCAACAAACttggctataggattagtacaaggtCTCGTTCCCTTTCGAATatcaatgggaagatctaactcagaaggaggggaaggagtattatttgactcgggaaGGTGGAGCTCAAGATGTAGATCCAAAGAGGaatcttggtaggtcttctttctattcttttGTAAACAAGTAACTCCTTCTCATTACCAGCTCCTCTTGAATGATCTaatacatcaacaacatccacctCCTTGTGTTCCCCAACATCAAGTAGAAATGGAGGGATAGGCAAAGTTGGAAGAAAGGGAGTGACAACAACAGCCTCTTTACTTCCACTATTCTCCCCTTGAAAAGTGTGCAGATAAGGACTAAAGAAAGGCACAGATTCAAAAAAgttgacatctttggagagaagccgcCTTCGGGAGAatggatggtagcacttatagccCTTAGCCAAGTCACCCACTCGGTCAAAAGTCTTAGAGATAGTACCCCAAATatccttggcagtctcctttctcATAAAACTCATACCAATCTCAGGTTTCAGAGAAAAAATCAACTAAGTCATAACGGTTAGGTTCTCGGTCTCCCACTTTTTATACATTGGATCACTTGAATTAGGAGCTTTAATGGTACTAGTGATGTACCCTAACTTCCCCCGACTTCTCAGGGACAAATTCATTGAGTGAGTCCAATTCAAATAGTTGATGTTGTCCAACTTTACAATGGATATCTGGGTGTTGAGGTTCTCAAAGGCAATCAAACTGGGGTTGGTACTACTCAAACCACCAGCCGAAGCTTCCATAGGTCCACTAACCTCCGACATGATGGATGAACATACTTAGAAAAGTTGGTTGGATACCCAAAccaaatggggagtacacactctatCCAGAAACTCCTTCCTagtactcaaaaaaaaaaaaaaaacttcagcAAGAAGACAAACCATAAAACTTGAAGAAACTTGAATCAAATACACCTTTCAATGTGTGGCTTCATCCCATTACAACTCATAAGACCCAAATGAGGTAACTCATAAAAAAAACAGCAACCCATAGCATCACACATAGCATTTCAGattaaaaaaaggaataaaaacaCCAATTTGACGATACTTGTCAGTCCATGGGAAAATGAGTTGTGCTCCAACAACTCAAACCTTCAGAAACCAAGGCCATGGGGAGTTGAAAGGGGGCCCTTGGGCGATTCTAACAAGCCCAGTCCCAAGTTCAACCAATgcttgatgagagagagaaaaaaccaaaaagctgGCGGTAACTCTGTTTTTCCTCCCTTGTTCTTCAATCAGTCTTCACAGCCTCCAATCTTCTCCATTAGGTCTTCTAGATGATGAGGGAACCCCTTAAGAAGGTCTTCTTACATGTTACAGCCTCTATTGAGAGGCACAATAAATGTGCAAGTTAATGGTCGACTCTCAAACAGgatctgataccaagttgaaagTAATGCAAGGATCAAggtgagagaagaaaaaaggagataAGAAGAGAAAGAGTGTGTACAATGTCTTGGGGAGAGAATCgatctctctccccctatatTCACTTACTTGCTTATGTTATAGGAAATTACATACTTTCCCCCATGCTAACATAAGGTTGCCTAAGGCggtaaaaaggaaaagacacaatacaagataataacacaaaGTACCCAAAATAGCCTAATTACATAAAGTTTTAACACTTGCAAGTACGTCTTAATCATGTTTTGTAtctctctagtctctactcTACTGGTTTTAAACACAATGCTTTTGGATGCAGGTAGTGGAAATGGAATGGTAAAATCAGTTCTGGATTCAGTTGGTGATCCCTGTTCAGTGACCAATGCTGTTCTTTCGGTCATTCGAGGTTATCTTCTGTTTGTACTTGGTTCCCTTTGTTACTTTCCATTTCATAATGGTGAACATATTGCATTGTTCCTTCCAATCTTCCCCTTTGCATCGTTGGCTGAAGAATGAATAATTGATAACTTCCCCCTCTTGctccctttttctctcattcttctttACCTGGACAGTTGTTTGCCACTTGTGGTTTTAACATTTCTGATATATTAATATACAGGTCATAGGATTTCACTGGATGTTGCTACAATCATACAAGGGGAGACCAAATTTTTTAGTGTTCTTATGCTTGCATGGGGTATGCCCAAAAATACCTTTGTATAATTGAATTTGGTGTACTAGTTCAATTTAAGTAATGTTTATGGTGCAATTTTTTGGTGATGCTGTTTTAAGAGGTTCTGTATCTGTATTTTATTGGAATCAATTTACAAAagatttgtttggttttggctCTGCTAATTGTTATGTTCACTaacttattttttccccttgtcTGGATATTGGGGCGGGGTTGATGGGGGCTGGCGGGCAATTTCAGGTCTGGTGGCAGATATTGATATAGAGTCTGAGAAATACAGATGGATGGGGAGTCCTCGTCTTGACTTATATGTACGTGTACAATTTCATGTTTATGTTGATAAGCATTTATACTTTTCAGTTTTGTTGCTAGTGTAGCATAccctctccttttcttttggtaTATGCTCATGTCTTTTAAAGAAATCAATAGTAACAAGCAGTTGACCCTGTGTTTCGGACAATGCAATAACTTATAATCTAAATTAGCTTTCTGAAGAGGGGAGGGGATCCTTTATTCTTAGaacattttatttgaatcttTACTTATAAATTCTGTTATTTATGTTTCTGTGAATTCTCAAtatgcattatcaaaaagcTATTGAGTGTTACTTGTAAATTCGGTTGTTTATGGTTTTGTGGAATTATCAAAATCCAATATCAAAGCTGACCTCACTTCTTAAAAATGAACTTGTAAAATATGTCGAGACAACGTTAAGCATTTGAAAACACATTTAAAGGCCGAAACATTTGTGTTAAGGTTATCAAGGTATGATGCTGTGATGTGTTAGTACCTTGCATACTTTACTTCAGCGTCACTGTCTTAATTCTTCTACATGTGAAACCAGATCGACAACCAACTTAAAATAATGCCTGTTAGTATTTTGGGGCGATAAATTTTCTTCTAAAGGTtttcattgcattttattttagGCTCTTCTGCGAATATTGAGCTTGCGAAAATATAATGGACGTATTTCCTTTGTGCCAGCACCTGGGTTTGAAGGTTATGGGATGCCATGCAACCAAAGTAAATGCAACAAACTTGATTTGAGCACTCAGAGGAAAGAGGAGGTTAAGGTTCAGCAGCATGGTTATCAGGGACCTAAGATTTCTTTGGATGACTTAGAGTGGAAGGCTATCGATGGTCCCTTTGTTGCTGTTTGGCTTCATAATGTACCTTGGGGGAGTGAGGATACAATGGCAGCACCTGATGCCAAGGTTTGTTTTTGATGATTTCATGagatttccattttttgttgTTACTACTACTTTTTGTAACATTTCAATCAAGAACTGTCAAGCGATTGATCTGTATAAATTGTTATGGACCTGTGCACCAGCCTCAGAGTGTGAGTTAGGCagaacccttattttttttcctctaggaagttttttgtctttttttccccttcccaGTTTGTAAGCCCTTCCCAAATGGATGACATAAATAGAATGCTAATGTAAGAAAGTAAGACAAAAGGAAatgtaataaatacaaaataaagaCTAATGCACATGTATGGTATAAATAAGTCTGTGTGCATAATTTCCCTGTGTCCGAATCCAAGGGCCTATGTTGCTCCCATGTTCTTACCATCCACCCCCCAAAACATTTTTTAATGGACCTGTTTATTTAAAGCATGCTCTTTCTGAGAATATTTTCGTCTTTGTTTCCTTCACATTTTTTAAGTGGATCATAAGGTCCAGAAAATTTGGCCTGTGTTTTTCTTTGGCTTGGTGATTGTAAAACATGGGAAATGGGTCTGGCCTAGTTTTATTTTACATTTCTAGTACTTTGATGCCATGAATTGCAATGGGTGGACTGTCTTGTCAAAGGGTGTGTCACCTTGATCCTGGGGTTGCAAGGACAGTTTGATTGATTGAAGCTCACCTTAGCAAGAAAAAGCCATACTAGCCTGATCATTAATCATTTGGCTTTGTGTCTATgctaaccaaataaaaaatgggCCCAGTGTGCAGGTCAGATCAGGTTAGCACCTATATCTGATTCATTTTTGAGGAAAAATGCACCATCTGCAAAGTGCAGATGCAAATCACAATTCTGGGGATGAATTTTAtgcaaaaagaataaaataaaaccaaacaagaaaaataacatGCTTCACCTGGGCTATCATCTTTCTGACCAATCAGAACCTTCTTTCTAATTAGCTGATAAATTTTGATCTTGTAGTTTTAAACCACATCTCTTGCTTTCAGAGTTTGAAAATGCTCAACTCTATCGAGATCCAAAGATTCTCTTTGCAAAGAACATTGAGAGGCAAACCTCTTTATGGTGGTAACCTTTATGACTCCATGCTCTTTTTTCTGGTTCTGCAGTTTGCAGATGGTTACTTGGACTTGATCGTTATCAGGGATTGCCCAAAGGCTTCGTTGCTGTCATTGATGACAGAAGTGAACACTGGAAGCCATGTCAAATCGCCACATGTCTTGTACTTGAAAGTGAGTTAAACTATTCAAGAGGATAGTAAATTATTTTGATTTCGTTTACACGTACAAAATAGTTAGTATTTCCAAATCTGTTATCTGCGTATTCATTTGACTACATTGATTGAGCTGCTCTACTATCAAAGTAGTCTGGCAAAGGCATGGTTGAATAGACTGAATTCCCTACATTGGATTAGAAATCAATTCAAGCGTGGTTTATCATTATTGTTTTTGACAAATTGTCCTGCAGAAATTCATTGACATTAAGTTCTAGACAGAGCAGCCCTTCCATCATCACTGCTGCTTCTTTTAGCCTTGGGCAACATATTTGTACTTCATGATATATGTCGCCTTGATGTTCCAtctgaaaccacatctcgcTTATGTGATAGGATCTTTGAAGTTCCTGCTTATGTCATTAGAAAATCTCTTCGGTGATTTGATAGTCTAATTCCTTCACAGATAATGCGGTGGCCTTGAGAACTTAAATTCTATACATATTTTTTGTGTTTACCTTTCTCACTCCGAGAACTTGAACCTTGTACTGTGTTgaatttttgaataaaaaactgCAGGTGAAAGCATTATTACTAGAACCAGGCCAGAGGTTAGATAAGCCAACCAAAGGTGGGATCATAGATTCGGATGGGGAAGTCCTGGCAAGAGGCAAAGGAACATACAAATATGAGCTAGGGGGCTTGATGGCCTATGCTCCAATGCAAATCACAGTTGATAAAGGTTTAGCTACTTTGTATACTCCTAGATGATACTTTGTATAGTGGACTGGTGGAATCGGATTTGTGATCTGTGGTTTACCCCTGTAGTTGGGGTAGAGCTTTCTTTAGTTAAGTTGTACTTGTCACAGGGACAAAGTAATTGACTATTGGATTACCATGAAGCTAGTGATAATGGATTTTCACCTTAAATCCTATTATCTATTTAATTAGAAATTATTATTAGTATTCATAGTattataataattattattgttataaTTTTGAAATGAGGTGTATCCCTCTTACTTTGTAAATAAATTTCCTACCTTTTGAATATTTTTGTAGCTGTATCATGCTTTTTTCTTAAGCATACAACACATTtcagaaaggggaaaaaaaagaaagaga encodes:
- the LOC122639415 gene encoding LOW QUALITY PROTEIN: sphingosine kinase 1-like (The sequence of the model RefSeq protein was modified relative to this genomic sequence to represent the inferred CDS: inserted 1 base in 1 codon); the protein is MELREGETLTIFEQVRVNGKLTPXDGKLRWTENIERCLDLEKEVLGFVTHGSKITIRASIVNWRELHCVGTGRARGHRRKDIVLEPLTEESRRFWCQKLQEFFDSLDRPKRLFVIVNPFGGKRSATKIFHAEVKPLLVSANIEYTVQETQHQFHAKEMAQTLDLSKYDGIVCVSGDGVLVEVVNGLLQRGDWEVAIKMPLGIIPAGSGNGMVKSVLDSVGDPCSVTNAVLSVIRGHRISLDVATIIQGETKFFSVLMLAWGLVADIDIESEKYRWMGSPRLDLYALLRILSLRKYNGRISFVPAPGFEGYGMPCNQSKCNKLDLSTQRKEEVKVQQHGYQGPKISLDDLEWKAIDGPFVAVWLHNVPWGSEDTMAAPDAKFADGYLDLIVIRDCPKASLLSLMTEVNTGSHVKSPHVLYLKVKALLLEPGQRLDKPTKGGIIDSDGEVLARGKGTYKYELGGLMAYAPMQITVDKGLATLYTPR